TAAATGAAAATCGTGAGGCGACAGCTAGCTTTGTACGTCAACTAGGAGCGGACTTAGGGGTTGCTTGGGATGGTGACTTTGATCGTTGCTTCTTGTTTGATGATAAGGGTGAATTTATTGAAGGCTATTACATTGTAGGGTTTTTAGCAATGGCTTTTTTAAGTAAAAATCCTCAAGCTAAAATTATTTATGATCCACGGTTAACTTGGAATACTATTGAGTTGGTAGAAGCAGCCGGTGGAACTCCGGTTATGTGCAAAAGTGGACATGCGTTTATCAAAGAAAAAATGCGTAATGAAGATGCGGTATATGGTGGCGAGATGTCAGCACATCATTACTTCAAAGACTTCTCCTACTGCGATAGTGGGATGATTCCATGGTTATTAATTGTAGAAATAATTAGTAAAGCTGGTAAAGGGCTATCGGAATTAATGGCGGAACGTATTGCTAAATTCCCGATTAGTGGTGAAATCAACAGTACTGTTAAAGATGCCAAAGCCGTGATAGCGGCGATTGAAGCAAAGTATGCTGATAGTGCAATAAATATTGATAAAACCGATGGATTGAGTTTGGAATATGATAATTGGCGGTTCAATGTTAGAATGTCTAATACCGAGCCGGTGCTACGCTTAAATGTTGAAGCTAAAGGCGACGGTGACTTGATGAAGGCAAAAACTGCAGAGCTATTAGCGTTAATAAAGGCATAAAGACTAAATTACAGTATTGTAAATAGATTTAAGATAATAGGATATAAGGTGAAGTAATGAAAAAAGTAAGAAAAGCAATAATTCCGGCTGCGGGACTGGGGACAAGATTTTTACCGGCGACCAAAGCTCAACCCAAAGAAATGTTGCCGATTGTTGATAAACCAGCAATCCAGTATATTATTGAAGAGGCGATTGCTTCTGGAATTGAAGAAATTTTAATTATTACTGGGCGTAATAAGCGCTCCATTGAGGATCATTTTGATAAATCGGTAGAGCTTGAAAATCAATTAAAAGAACAAGGTAAATATGACTTGTTGGGGTTAATTGAGGAAATATCACAAGTTGATATTCATTATATTAGACAAAAAGAAGCCAAAGGGCTAGGACATGCGGTTTTATGTGCGAAACAGTTTGTTGGCAATGAGCCGTTTGCGGTAATGCTAGGTGATGATATTGTTGATGCCGAGGTACCATGTTTAAGACAATTAATTGATGTGTATGATGACTGTCAAGGAACGGTATTAGGAGTTCAAGAAGTTGCTAAGGATAAGGTTTCAAGCTATGGTATTGTAAATCCTAAAAAGGTGAAAGAAAATATTTGGCAAGCGGTGGATTTGATTGAAAAACCTAGTGTAGAAGAAGCACCTTCACAACTAGCGGTACTCGGTCGGTATATTTTAGAACCGGAAATTTTTGCTTTATTAGAAAAAACTGAACCAGGTCGTGGTAATGAAATTCAGTTAACTGATGCTATTTGTAAATTAGCCCATGAAAAACCGGTTTATGCTTATAATTTCAGCGGACGTCGTTATGATATTGGTGATAAGCAAGGGTACTTGGAAGCTACGGTGGAATATGCTTTGAAAAGACCGGAAATTCGTGATAAGTTTTTAAATTATTTGGCTAAAACGGTAGGGCCGTTATTAAATAAATAACTTTGCTAGAATAGTAGAAAAAAGTTAGCAGTATATTTTTAGGATTCAAAACTATACAGATGGAGCGTGCAAAATGGCAGATAATAAAAATTGTTTAACTTTAGCTTCAGGATTTGCGTTTGATTATAAAAATATATATGGTGTAGGAAAGATCACAAATGAAGATTTCTTTGCCTTGGCTGATGAAATTGGTGATGCGCATAATGCCGTTTGCAAGATTAGAACAACCGGTGAAGCCAAGATGCATTTATCAAAAGATGGAGCACCAGAATTAGTTTTATTTCCGCAACTACCTTATGTTAAGGAAGGTAATCTTAATAATCCTAAATCGATACAGCGGTTAAAAGAGTTTGGGGAGAGTTTAAAATATAATGTTGAGATTGCTATTTCCTTTGGTATTGGTGGCTCATATTTAGGCAACAAGGTCTTATTTGATGTGCACTGCGGTGAATTCTGGAATGCTAAAAGTCAAGAAGAGCGTTGTGGTTATCCAGAATTTTATTTTAGTGGCAATAATATCGATCCTCGCCGAACCGGTGAATTGATAAATTATGTTTTGGGTAAAGCGAAACAAAAATATTTACAAAGCAATGAACAAACTAAGAT
This sequence is a window from Negativicutes bacterium. Protein-coding genes within it:
- the galU gene encoding UTP--glucose-1-phosphate uridylyltransferase GalU, whose amino-acid sequence is MKKVRKAIIPAAGLGTRFLPATKAQPKEMLPIVDKPAIQYIIEEAIASGIEEILIITGRNKRSIEDHFDKSVELENQLKEQGKYDLLGLIEEISQVDIHYIRQKEAKGLGHAVLCAKQFVGNEPFAVMLGDDIVDAEVPCLRQLIDVYDDCQGTVLGVQEVAKDKVSSYGIVNPKKVKENIWQAVDLIEKPSVEEAPSQLAVLGRYILEPEIFALLEKTEPGRGNEIQLTDAICKLAHEKPVYAYNFSGRRYDIGDKQGYLEATVEYALKRPEIRDKFLNYLAKTVGPLLNK
- a CDS encoding phosphomannomutase, yielding MELKRDAFKAYDIRGKYPEEVNEEMAYRIGRTFVELFGAKKVAVGNDIRLSGKDIKNALIFGLTEMGCDVVDIGMCGTEQIYFATAHLELDGGIMITASHNPKEYNGMKLVRQESRPISSDTGLKDIEERVINGVFEKVQDKPIGKIQNIDILDDYIKHLLTYVDVSALKPLKIVVNAGNGAAGHVIDALEKHLPFEFIKLNHNPDGTFPNGVPNPILNENREATASFVRQLGADLGVAWDGDFDRCFLFDDKGEFIEGYYIVGFLAMAFLSKNPQAKIIYDPRLTWNTIELVEAAGGTPVMCKSGHAFIKEKMRNEDAVYGGEMSAHHYFKDFSYCDSGMIPWLLIVEIISKAGKGLSELMAERIAKFPISGEINSTVKDAKAVIAAIEAKYADSAINIDKTDGLSLEYDNWRFNVRMSNTEPVLRLNVEAKGDGDLMKAKTAELLALIKA